A genome region from Labrys wisconsinensis includes the following:
- a CDS encoding RsmB/NOP family class I SAM-dependent RNA methyltransferase has product MTPAARLSAAIEVLADIDARRRPAADVLKDWGLAHRFAGSGDRAAIASLAYDVLRRRASARWLLDAETPRAGVIGMLALQRRLDADAIAALFSGERFAPEPLTAAEREALVTRHLEEAPPAVQADVPDWLWPAFAGAFGAEAIAEGQGLAERAPLDLRVNTLKTSRDKAVAELSPLGAAETVLSPWGLRVPLGADGRGPSVQVEPSFLKGWFEVQDEGSQIAALIARAEPGEQVLDLCAGAGGKTLELAATMANKGQIYATDSDKRRLAPIHDRLERAGARNVQVRTPRGGPPELGDLAGRMDLVLIDAPCSGSGTWRRNPDAKWRMRPNSLADRIKDQAGVLRQGAAAVKPGGRLVYITCSVLPEENDGAVEAFLRGQDGFSAATPAEALAAAGFAGLGRHASPRGLGVQLTPRRTATDGFYVAVLRRGGDA; this is encoded by the coding sequence GTGACGCCCGCTGCCCGCCTCTCCGCCGCCATCGAGGTGCTCGCGGATATCGACGCCCGCCGCCGGCCCGCCGCCGACGTCCTGAAGGACTGGGGCCTGGCGCACCGCTTCGCCGGCTCCGGCGACCGCGCCGCCATCGCCAGCCTCGCCTATGACGTGCTGCGCCGCCGCGCCTCCGCCCGCTGGCTGCTCGACGCCGAGACCCCGCGCGCGGGCGTCATCGGCATGCTGGCGCTGCAGCGCCGGCTCGATGCCGACGCCATCGCCGCGCTGTTCTCCGGCGAGCGCTTCGCCCCCGAGCCGTTGACGGCGGCCGAGCGCGAGGCGCTCGTCACCCGCCACCTCGAGGAGGCGCCGCCCGCCGTGCAGGCCGACGTGCCGGACTGGCTGTGGCCGGCCTTCGCCGGCGCTTTCGGCGCCGAGGCGATCGCCGAAGGGCAGGGGCTGGCCGAGCGCGCGCCGCTCGACCTGCGCGTCAACACGCTGAAGACCAGCCGCGACAAGGCCGTGGCCGAGCTCTCTCCACTCGGTGCGGCCGAGACGGTGCTGTCGCCCTGGGGCCTGCGGGTGCCGCTCGGCGCCGACGGGCGCGGCCCCTCGGTGCAGGTGGAGCCCTCCTTCCTCAAGGGCTGGTTCGAAGTGCAGGACGAGGGCTCGCAGATCGCCGCCCTGATCGCCCGCGCCGAGCCCGGCGAGCAGGTGCTGGACCTCTGCGCCGGCGCCGGCGGCAAGACGCTGGAGCTCGCCGCCACGATGGCCAACAAGGGCCAGATCTACGCCACCGACAGCGACAAGCGGCGCCTTGCCCCGATCCACGACCGGCTGGAGCGGGCCGGTGCGCGCAACGTCCAGGTGCGCACGCCGCGCGGCGGCCCGCCCGAGCTCGGCGACCTCGCGGGCCGGATGGACCTGGTGCTGATCGACGCGCCCTGCAGCGGCTCCGGCACCTGGCGGCGCAACCCCGACGCCAAATGGCGCATGCGGCCCAACAGCCTGGCGGACCGGATCAAGGACCAGGCCGGGGTGCTGCGCCAGGGCGCGGCCGCCGTGAAGCCCGGCGGGCGCCTCGTCTACATCACCTGCTCGGTGCTGCCGGAGGAGAACGACGGCGCGGTCGAAGCCTTTTTGCGCGGGCAGGACGGGTTCTCGGCGGCCACGCCGGCCGAAGCCCTGGCCGCGGCGGGCTTTGCCGGGCTCGGCCGCCATGCCTCGCCGCGCGGCCTCGGCGTCCAGCTCACGCCGCGGCGCACGGCCACGGACGGGTTCTACGTGGCGGTGCTGCGGCGCGGCGGCGACGCATGA
- a CDS encoding bifunctional 2-C-methyl-D-erythritol 4-phosphate cytidylyltransferase/2-C-methyl-D-erythritol 2,4-cyclodiphosphate synthase: MPTSPAAPRIAAILVAAGRGIRAGGGLPKQYRRLGGRSVLARSLALFAEHPRIDAVLAVIHADDGDLYAAAAKGVPKLVPPVAGGGTRQASGLAGLRALAPAPPDIVLIHDAARPFTSPALIDRAIDAALARGAAVPGLPVTDTVKIVDGDERVTGTPPRQTLRSVQTPQSFRFGLILQAHERAAAAGVDGLTDDGAVAEWAGNPLYVFEGEATNMKLTGPADFEAAERLFTPPLAALGDVRTGTGFDVHAVTEGDHVWLCGVRIPHERGLSGHSDADVGLHALTDAVLGAIGDGDIGAHFPPSDMRWKGASSDRFLAHAVGLVAARGGAVAHLDVTLLCEAPKIGPHREAMRARIAGIAGIGIERVGVKATTMETLGFVGRREGIAAMASATIRLPWTNPEAS; the protein is encoded by the coding sequence ATGCCCACATCCCCCGCCGCCCCCCGCATCGCCGCGATCCTGGTCGCGGCCGGACGCGGCATCCGCGCCGGCGGCGGCCTGCCCAAGCAGTACCGCCGGCTCGGCGGCAGGAGCGTGCTCGCCCGCTCGCTGGCCCTGTTCGCGGAGCATCCGCGCATCGACGCGGTGCTGGCGGTGATCCATGCCGACGACGGCGACCTCTATGCCGCCGCGGCCAAGGGCGTGCCCAAGCTGGTGCCGCCCGTCGCCGGCGGCGGCACGCGCCAGGCCTCCGGCCTCGCCGGCCTCAGGGCGCTCGCGCCGGCCCCGCCCGACATCGTGCTGATCCACGACGCCGCCCGTCCCTTCACCTCGCCCGCCCTGATCGACCGCGCCATCGACGCGGCGCTCGCCCGCGGCGCCGCCGTGCCCGGCCTGCCCGTGACCGACACGGTCAAGATCGTCGACGGAGACGAGCGCGTCACCGGCACGCCGCCGCGCCAGACCCTGCGTTCGGTGCAGACGCCGCAATCCTTCCGCTTCGGCCTGATCCTTCAGGCGCATGAGCGGGCGGCGGCGGCCGGCGTCGACGGCCTCACCGACGACGGCGCCGTCGCCGAATGGGCCGGCAATCCCCTGTATGTCTTCGAGGGAGAGGCGACCAACATGAAGCTCACCGGCCCGGCCGATTTCGAGGCGGCGGAACGCCTGTTCACCCCGCCGCTCGCGGCGCTCGGCGACGTGCGCACCGGCACCGGCTTCGACGTGCACGCTGTCACCGAGGGCGACCATGTCTGGCTCTGCGGCGTGCGCATCCCGCACGAGCGCGGCCTCAGCGGCCATTCCGACGCCGATGTCGGCCTGCACGCCCTCACCGATGCCGTGCTCGGCGCCATCGGCGACGGCGATATCGGCGCGCATTTCCCGCCTTCGGACATGCGCTGGAAGGGAGCTTCGTCCGACCGCTTCCTCGCCCATGCCGTCGGGCTGGTCGCCGCGCGCGGCGGCGCCGTCGCCCATCTCGACGTGACGCTGCTGTGCGAGGCGCCGAAGATCGGGCCGCATCGGGAAGCGATGCGGGCGCGCATCGCCGGGATCGCCGGCATCGGCATCGAGCGGGTCGGCGTCAAGGCGACGACCATGGAGACGCTCGGCTTCGTCGGGCGGCGCGAGGGCATCGCCGCCATGGCTTCGGCCACCATCCGCCTGCCCTGGACCAATCCGGAGGCCTCGTGA
- the guaB gene encoding IMP dehydrogenase gives MPRIVDSSLFPEALTFDDVLLTPGHSEILPSEADIRSRVTRSISVNLPLLASAMDTVTESRMAIAMAQAGGLGVIHRNLTPEEQAEQVRQVKRYESGMVVNPITIGPEGTLADAFALMARYRISGIPVVEGGAPGVPGKLVGILTNRDVRFATNQQQPVAELMTKDRLITVREGVTQEEAKRLLHQYRIEKLVVVDDEFRCVGLMTVKDIEKATLYPNACKDEQGRLRVAAASTVGDLGHARSELLIDAGVDLVVVDTAHGHSQKVLDAVGRIKRASNAVQVIAGNVATGDGAKALIDAGADAIKVGIGPGSICTTRMVAGVGVPQLTAIIDAANAAREAGVPVIADGGIKYSGDFAKAIAAGASVAMVGSMLAGTDETPGEVYLYQGRSYKSYRGMGSVGAMSRGSADRYFQADIKDSMKLVPEGIEGQVAYKGPVGAVLHQLAGGLRASMGYVGARTVEEFQEKARFVRISSAGLRESHVHDVTITRESPNYQPGRG, from the coding sequence ATGCCCCGGATCGTGGATTCGTCGCTTTTTCCCGAAGCCCTCACCTTCGACGACGTGCTCCTGACGCCGGGGCACTCGGAAATCCTGCCCTCCGAGGCCGATATCCGCTCGCGCGTCACCCGCTCGATCTCCGTCAACCTGCCGCTGCTGGCTTCGGCCATGGACACGGTGACGGAGAGCCGCATGGCCATCGCCATGGCCCAGGCCGGCGGGCTCGGCGTCATCCACCGCAACCTCACGCCGGAGGAGCAGGCCGAGCAGGTCAGGCAGGTCAAGCGCTATGAGAGCGGCATGGTGGTCAACCCGATCACCATCGGCCCGGAGGGGACTCTGGCCGACGCCTTCGCCCTGATGGCCCGCTACCGCATTTCCGGCATCCCCGTGGTCGAAGGCGGCGCGCCGGGCGTGCCGGGCAAGCTCGTCGGCATCCTCACCAACCGCGACGTGCGCTTCGCCACCAACCAGCAGCAGCCGGTGGCCGAGCTGATGACCAAGGACCGGCTGATCACCGTGCGCGAAGGGGTGACGCAGGAAGAGGCCAAGCGCCTCCTCCACCAGTACCGGATCGAGAAGCTGGTGGTGGTCGACGACGAGTTCCGCTGCGTCGGCCTGATGACGGTGAAGGACATCGAGAAGGCGACGCTGTATCCGAACGCCTGCAAGGACGAGCAGGGGCGCCTGCGCGTCGCCGCCGCCTCGACGGTCGGCGACCTCGGCCATGCCCGCTCCGAGCTCCTGATCGATGCCGGCGTCGACCTCGTCGTGGTCGACACGGCGCACGGCCATTCCCAGAAGGTGCTCGACGCGGTCGGCCGCATCAAGCGCGCCTCCAACGCGGTGCAGGTGATCGCCGGCAATGTCGCCACCGGCGACGGCGCCAAGGCGCTGATCGACGCCGGCGCGGACGCGATCAAGGTCGGCATCGGCCCGGGCTCGATCTGCACCACGCGCATGGTGGCGGGCGTCGGCGTGCCGCAGCTCACCGCCATCATCGACGCCGCCAACGCCGCGCGCGAGGCCGGCGTGCCGGTCATCGCCGACGGCGGCATCAAATATTCCGGCGATTTCGCCAAGGCGATCGCCGCCGGCGCCTCGGTGGCCATGGTCGGCTCGATGCTGGCCGGCACCGACGAGACGCCCGGCGAGGTCTATCTCTACCAGGGCCGCTCCTACAAATCCTATCGCGGCATGGGCTCGGTCGGCGCGATGTCGCGCGGCTCGGCCGACCGCTATTTCCAGGCCGACATCAAGGATTCGATGAAGCTGGTGCCGGAAGGCATCGAGGGCCAGGTGGCCTATAAGGGCCCGGTCGGGGCGGTGCTGCACCAGCTTGCCGGGGGCCTGCGCGCCTCGATGGGCTATGTCGGCGCCCGGACGGTGGAGGAGTTCCAGGAGAAGGCGCGCTTCGTGCGCATCTCCTCGGCGGGCCTGCGCGAGAGCCATGTCCACGACGTCACCATCACCCGCGAGAGCCCGAACTACCAGCCGGGCCGGGGCTGA
- a CDS encoding RlmE family RNA methyltransferase gives MRLRNARRHKHSSQLWLERQLNDPFVARARREGYRSRAVYKLMEIDDKAGLLKPGRRVLDLGAAPGGWSQLAADRCRAAEGPEGGRGTVVAIDLLPVDPIPGVDFVQMDFMDDAAPERLKAMLGGPADIVLSDMAANTVGHRATDHLRIVALVEAAAHFAVEVLAPGGAFLAKVFQGGTESDILTLLKRDFATVKHIKPAASRAGSSEMYVLATGFRGGEAEEAR, from the coding sequence GTGCGGCTGCGCAATGCCCGGCGCCACAAGCACTCCTCGCAGCTCTGGCTGGAGCGCCAGCTCAACGACCCCTTCGTGGCGCGGGCCAGGCGCGAGGGCTACCGCTCGCGCGCCGTCTACAAGCTGATGGAGATCGACGACAAGGCCGGGCTGCTCAAGCCGGGCCGGCGCGTGCTCGACCTCGGCGCCGCGCCCGGCGGCTGGTCGCAGCTCGCGGCCGACCGCTGCAGGGCGGCGGAAGGGCCGGAGGGCGGCCGAGGCACGGTGGTGGCGATCGACCTCCTGCCCGTCGACCCGATCCCCGGCGTCGACTTCGTGCAGATGGACTTCATGGACGATGCCGCGCCGGAGCGCCTGAAGGCGATGCTGGGCGGACCGGCCGACATCGTGCTCTCCGACATGGCCGCCAACACGGTGGGCCACCGCGCCACCGACCATCTGCGCATCGTCGCCCTGGTCGAGGCGGCGGCGCATTTCGCCGTCGAGGTGCTGGCGCCGGGCGGGGCGTTCCTGGCCAAGGTGTTCCAGGGCGGCACCGAGAGCGACATCCTCACCCTGCTCAAGCGCGACTTCGCGACGGTGAAGCACATCAAGCCGGCGGCGAGCCGGGCGGGGTCGAGCGAGATGTATGTGCTGGCGACCGGGTTCAGGGGCGGGGAGGCGGAAGAGGCCCGCTGA
- a CDS encoding type II toxin-antitoxin system RatA family toxin yields MPSFRTTRRVRHRAVDMFDLVADVDKYPLFVPLCQALRVRRRTEEADGRMVVVADMTVAYKVFRETFGSRVTLDREKLAILVEYLDGPFSHLENRWSFRDDGQGGCIVEFFIDYSFRSRTLGMLMGTMFDAAFRRFADAFERRADAVYGKAVPAG; encoded by the coding sequence ATGCCGTCCTTCCGCACCACGCGCCGCGTCCGGCACCGGGCTGTCGACATGTTCGACCTCGTCGCCGACGTCGACAAATACCCGCTGTTCGTGCCGCTGTGCCAGGCGCTGCGGGTCAGGCGGCGGACCGAGGAGGCGGACGGGCGCATGGTGGTGGTCGCCGACATGACGGTGGCCTACAAGGTGTTCCGCGAGACGTTCGGCAGCCGCGTCACCCTGGACCGGGAGAAGCTCGCCATCCTGGTGGAATATCTCGACGGCCCGTTCAGCCACCTGGAGAACCGCTGGAGCTTCCGCGACGACGGGCAGGGCGGCTGCATCGTCGAGTTCTTCATCGACTACAGCTTCCGTTCGCGCACGCTCGGCATGCTGATGGGCACGATGTTCGACGCCGCCTTCCGCCGCTTCGCCGACGCCTTCGAACGCCGGGCGGATGCGGTCTACGGCAAGGCGGTGCCGGCGGGCTGA
- a CDS encoding MAPEG family protein produces MSVQAVLLPVFAQVALTFALLIRLGLMRTGLVRSGAVKVRDIVLGQKAWPERATQTGNCFDNQFQIPVLFYVLTALALITRKADLLFVVLAWVFVMTRLVHAGIHTGSNRLSQRFYAYAAGVAVLLLMWVIFALDILTTAVTP; encoded by the coding sequence ATGTCGGTCCAGGCCGTGCTGCTGCCGGTCTTCGCGCAGGTGGCGCTGACCTTCGCGCTGCTGATCCGGCTCGGCCTGATGCGCACCGGCCTGGTGCGCAGCGGCGCGGTCAAGGTGCGCGACATCGTGCTCGGCCAGAAGGCCTGGCCGGAGCGCGCCACGCAGACCGGCAACTGCTTCGACAACCAGTTCCAGATCCCGGTGCTGTTCTACGTGCTGACGGCGCTGGCGCTGATCACCCGCAAGGCCGACCTCCTGTTCGTCGTCCTGGCCTGGGTGTTCGTCATGACGCGCCTCGTGCATGCCGGGATCCATACCGGCTCCAACCGATTGTCGCAGCGCTTCTACGCCTATGCCGCCGGCGTCGCGGTGCTGCTCCTGATGTGGGTGATCTTCGCCTTGGACATCCTGACGACGGCCGTGACGCCGTGA
- the guaA gene encoding glutamine-hydrolyzing GMP synthase has protein sequence MTHDSILIIDFGSQVTQLIARRVREAGVYCEIHPFQSAAEAFAKLKPKGVIFSGGPASVCDAGSPRAPQAVFDSGVPILAICYGQQTLAAQQGGKVEGGHAREFGRADVEIKAASPLFAGVWEVGGRYPVWMSHGDRVTELPPGFVVVGTSENAPFAIAVDEGRRYYTTMFHPEVVHTPDGAKLLQNFVHKIVGLKSDWTMAAYRREMIDKIRRQVGDGKVICGLSGGVDSAVAAVLIHEAIGEQLTCVFVDHGLMRAGEAEQVVGLFRDHYNIPLVHVDAADLFLGALAGVSDPETKRKTIGKLFIEVFEAEAKKVGGAEFLAQGTLYPDVIESVSFSGGPSVTIKSHHNVGGLPERMHMALVEPLRELFKDEVRALGRELGLPEAFVGRHPFPGPGLAIRVPGDITRDKLDILRKADTIYLDEIRKAGLYDKIWQAFAVLLPVRTVGVMGDYRTYDHVCALRAVTSVDGMTADFFPFDMGFLGRAATRIINEVNGINRVVYDVTSKPPGTIEWE, from the coding sequence ATGACCCATGACAGCATCCTCATCATCGATTTCGGCTCCCAGGTCACCCAGCTGATCGCCCGGCGCGTGCGCGAGGCCGGCGTCTATTGCGAGATCCATCCGTTCCAGAGTGCCGCCGAAGCCTTCGCCAAGCTGAAGCCCAAGGGCGTGATCTTCTCCGGCGGCCCGGCCTCGGTCTGCGATGCCGGCAGCCCCCGCGCCCCACAGGCGGTGTTCGATTCCGGCGTGCCGATCCTCGCCATCTGCTACGGCCAGCAGACCCTGGCGGCCCAGCAGGGCGGCAAGGTCGAGGGCGGGCACGCCCGCGAGTTCGGCCGCGCCGATGTCGAGATCAAGGCGGCGAGCCCGCTCTTCGCCGGGGTCTGGGAGGTGGGCGGGCGCTATCCCGTGTGGATGAGCCATGGCGACCGCGTCACCGAGCTGCCGCCGGGCTTCGTCGTGGTCGGCACCTCGGAGAACGCCCCCTTCGCCATCGCGGTGGACGAGGGCCGGCGCTACTACACCACCATGTTCCATCCCGAAGTGGTGCACACGCCGGACGGGGCCAAGCTGCTGCAGAACTTCGTGCACAAAATCGTCGGCCTCAAGTCCGACTGGACCATGGCGGCCTATCGCCGCGAGATGATCGACAAGATCCGCCGCCAGGTCGGCGACGGCAAGGTGATCTGCGGCCTCTCCGGCGGCGTCGACTCGGCGGTCGCGGCGGTGCTGATCCACGAGGCGATCGGCGAGCAGCTCACCTGCGTCTTCGTCGACCACGGCCTGATGCGGGCCGGGGAAGCCGAACAGGTGGTCGGCCTGTTCCGCGACCATTACAACATCCCGCTGGTGCATGTGGACGCGGCGGACCTGTTCCTCGGCGCCCTCGCCGGCGTCAGCGACCCCGAAACCAAGCGCAAGACCATCGGCAAGCTGTTCATCGAGGTGTTCGAGGCCGAGGCCAAGAAGGTCGGCGGCGCTGAGTTTCTGGCGCAGGGCACGCTCTATCCCGATGTCATCGAAAGCGTCTCGTTCTCGGGCGGACCCTCGGTCACCATCAAGTCGCACCACAATGTCGGCGGCCTGCCCGAGCGCATGCACATGGCGCTGGTGGAGCCCTTGCGCGAGCTGTTCAAGGACGAGGTCCGGGCGCTGGGCCGCGAGCTCGGCCTGCCCGAAGCCTTCGTCGGCCGCCACCCCTTCCCGGGCCCGGGCCTCGCCATCCGCGTGCCCGGCGACATCACCCGCGACAAGCTCGACATCCTGCGCAAGGCCGACACGATCTACCTCGACGAGATCCGCAAGGCCGGCCTCTACGACAAGATCTGGCAGGCCTTCGCCGTGCTGCTGCCCGTGCGCACGGTGGGCGTGATGGGCGACTACCGCACCTACGACCACGTGTGTGCTTTGCGCGCGGTAACCTCGGTCGACGGCATGACCGCGGATTTCTTCCCGTTCGACATGGGGTTTTTGGGGCGGGCGGCGACGCGGATCATCAACGAGGTGAACGGGATCAATCGGGTGGTGTACGACGTGACGTCGAAGCCGCCGGGGACGATCGAGTGGGAGTGA
- a CDS encoding CinA family protein, whose protein sequence is MIDHTTIELARIVLGACQAKGLLVATAESCTGGLVAAALTAVAGSSDVVDRGFVTYSNAAKAEMLGVPPALIGEHGAVSELVARAMAEGAIRHSKAGLSVAITGIAGPGGGSAEKPVGLVHFAASLADGRSLHIERRFGDVGRDVVRTRSVTQALDLLLHLAKDHAVVG, encoded by the coding sequence ATGATCGACCACACCACCATCGAGCTCGCCCGCATCGTGCTCGGGGCCTGCCAAGCCAAGGGCCTCCTGGTCGCGACCGCCGAATCCTGCACCGGCGGCCTGGTCGCCGCAGCGCTCACCGCCGTCGCCGGCTCCTCCGACGTGGTCGACCGCGGCTTCGTCACCTATTCCAACGCGGCGAAGGCCGAGATGCTGGGGGTGCCGCCGGCGCTGATCGGCGAGCACGGCGCGGTCAGCGAGCTTGTCGCCCGCGCCATGGCCGAGGGCGCGATCCGGCATTCCAAGGCGGGCCTGTCCGTCGCGATCACCGGCATTGCCGGGCCGGGCGGCGGCTCGGCGGAAAAGCCCGTCGGCCTGGTGCATTTCGCCGCCAGCCTCGCGGATGGGCGCAGCCTCCACATCGAGCGCCGCTTCGGCGACGTCGGCCGCGATGTCGTGCGGACACGGTCGGTGACGCAGGCGCTGGATCTCCTGCTGCACCTCGCCAAGGACCATGCTGTGGTGGGGTGA
- a CDS encoding Ppx/GppA phosphatase family protein yields MERGLEAEAAWAPGHAAVTAAPEERRPAQPVRREHTYAAIDLGTNNCRLLVARPAGDGFRVIDAFSRIVRLGEGLSHSGRLNEGAMGRAIEALGVCAQKMRDRRVDRARLIATEACRAAANGAAFIERVGRETGLELEIVSRETEARLAAAGCVPLIDRRTEGVVLFDIGGGSSELVWLGFEGTGGRRTPAMRGWISLPVGVVTLSERHGGVRVTRRGFEAMVEDVAAMLECFEHKQAIAGQVDRLHMLGTSGTVTTMAGIHLRLPRYDRRRVDGLWMSAGELDSVLEELLGMSFEDRVANACIGPERADLVLAGCAILEAIRRAFPCERLRVADRGLREGLLVEMMEQDGVWRRGDARS; encoded by the coding sequence TTGGAACGGGGATTGGAGGCCGAGGCGGCGTGGGCGCCCGGCCATGCGGCCGTCACGGCCGCACCGGAGGAGAGGCGGCCGGCGCAGCCGGTCAGGCGCGAGCATACCTATGCCGCGATCGACCTCGGCACGAACAATTGCCGCCTGCTGGTGGCGCGGCCGGCCGGCGACGGTTTTCGCGTCATCGATGCCTTTTCGCGAATCGTGCGGCTCGGGGAGGGACTCAGCCACTCCGGGCGGTTGAACGAAGGCGCGATGGGGCGTGCAATCGAGGCGCTCGGCGTCTGCGCCCAGAAGATGCGCGACCGCCGGGTCGACCGCGCCCGGCTGATCGCCACCGAAGCCTGCCGCGCCGCCGCCAACGGCGCCGCCTTCATCGAGCGCGTCGGCCGCGAGACCGGGCTGGAGCTGGAGATCGTCAGCCGCGAGACCGAGGCGCGCCTGGCCGCGGCCGGCTGCGTGCCGCTGATCGACCGCCGCACCGAGGGCGTGGTGCTGTTCGACATCGGCGGCGGCTCCTCCGAGCTGGTCTGGCTCGGCTTCGAGGGGACGGGCGGGCGGCGCACGCCGGCCATGCGCGGCTGGATCTCGCTGCCGGTCGGCGTCGTCACCCTGTCGGAGCGCCATGGCGGCGTGCGCGTCACCCGCCGTGGCTTCGAGGCGATGGTCGAGGACGTCGCCGCGATGCTGGAATGCTTCGAGCACAAGCAGGCGATCGCCGGGCAGGTGGACCGGCTGCACATGCTCGGCACCTCGGGCACGGTCACCACCATGGCCGGCATCCACCTGCGCCTGCCGCGCTACGACCGGCGCCGGGTCGACGGGCTGTGGATGTCGGCGGGCGAGCTCGACAGCGTGCTGGAGGAACTGCTCGGCATGTCCTTCGAGGACCGGGTGGCCAATGCCTGCATCGGGCCGGAGCGGGCCGATCTCGTGCTCGCCGGCTGCGCCATCCTCGAGGCGATCCGGCGCGCCTTCCCCTGCGAGCGGCTGCGTGTCGCCGACCGCGGCCTGCGCGAGGGGCTGCTGGTGGAGATGATGGAGCAGGATGGGGTCTGGCGCCGCGGGGACGCCCGCTCGTGA